One Mucilaginibacter ginkgonis genomic region harbors:
- a CDS encoding efflux RND transporter permease subunit: MINQLISLSLKNRYIVLLIAIALFAWGAYAVKQNPIDAIPDLSDNQVIVFTEWQGRSPQIMEDQVTYPLVSNLQGIPKVKAIRATSMFGMSFVYIVFEDKADVYWARSRVLERLNYAQRLLPEGITPTLGPDGTGVGHVLWYTLDAKGMDLGEQRALQDWYVKLGLQTVSGVSEVASFGGFEKQYQVSIDPHKLNYYNISLAQVLKAVKSNNNDVGGRKFEMNGTGYIVRGLGYIKSLADVENMPIGVINAIPVKIKDVATVQMGGDERLGIFDRNGDGEAVGGIVVMRYGENADKVIHAVKDKMADIQKGLPAGVTFKIAYDRSELIESAVNSVKHTLIEEMVTVSIIVILFLFSWRSALSIIIQIPITIAASFILLNFFGISSNIMSLTGIALAIGVIVDNGIVMVENSHRNLSIAQQQEKS; this comes from the coding sequence ATGATAAACCAATTGATCAGCCTGTCCTTAAAAAACAGGTATATCGTACTGCTGATCGCCATTGCCCTGTTTGCGTGGGGGGCTTATGCGGTCAAACAAAATCCGATTGACGCCATACCCGACCTGTCGGACAACCAGGTGATCGTTTTTACCGAATGGCAAGGGCGCAGCCCGCAGATCATGGAAGACCAGGTAACCTATCCGTTGGTTAGTAACCTGCAAGGTATCCCAAAAGTAAAAGCCATTCGTGCGACCTCTATGTTCGGGATGAGCTTTGTGTACATCGTTTTTGAGGATAAAGCCGATGTGTACTGGGCGCGTAGCCGGGTATTGGAAAGACTAAACTACGCACAGCGTTTATTGCCGGAAGGCATTACACCCACATTGGGGCCGGATGGCACAGGCGTCGGCCATGTGCTTTGGTACACGCTCGACGCCAAAGGCATGGATCTGGGCGAACAGCGCGCCCTACAGGACTGGTATGTGAAATTAGGCCTGCAAACCGTATCCGGTGTAAGCGAAGTGGCCTCTTTTGGCGGCTTTGAAAAGCAATACCAGGTCAGCATCGATCCGCACAAGCTGAATTATTACAACATATCCTTAGCGCAGGTGCTTAAAGCGGTTAAAAGCAATAACAATGATGTGGGCGGGCGTAAGTTTGAAATGAACGGCACCGGCTATATCGTTCGCGGCCTGGGCTATATTAAAAGCTTAGCGGATGTCGAGAACATGCCTATCGGTGTGATCAATGCTATACCAGTTAAGATCAAAGATGTGGCCACCGTTCAAATGGGCGGCGATGAACGTCTGGGTATCTTTGACCGGAATGGCGACGGAGAAGCCGTAGGTGGTATCGTCGTGATGCGCTATGGTGAAAATGCCGACAAAGTTATCCATGCCGTTAAGGATAAGATGGCCGATATTCAAAAAGGCTTGCCTGCGGGTGTAACGTTCAAGATCGCTTATGACCGCAGCGAACTCATTGAAAGCGCGGTTAATTCAGTGAAACATACGCTGATAGAAGAAATGGTCACCGTATCCATTATTGTCATCCTGTTCCTATTTAGCTGGCGAAGCGCTTTAAGTATCATTATTCAGATACCCATTACCATTGCTGCCAGCTTCATTTTGTTAAACTTCTTTGGTATCAGTTCTAATATTATGTCCTTAACAGGTATCGCTTTAGCTATCGGGGTTATCGTGGATAATGGCATCGTCATGGTCGAAAACTCGCACCGGAATTTATCCATCGCCCAACAACAAGAAAAATCATGA
- a CDS encoding heavy metal-binding domain-containing protein produces MKKVMLMAVAILFSATTVFASNGTNAVSDTTKTKKVKPAPKVQYTCTMHPEVLSDKPGKCPKCGMTLVKKTDKKKPAEKMKM; encoded by the coding sequence ATGAAAAAAGTAATGCTGATGGCTGTTGCCATCCTGTTTTCTGCCACGACCGTTTTTGCTTCCAATGGCACCAATGCTGTTTCAGACACGACTAAAACTAAAAAGGTAAAGCCTGCCCCAAAAGTGCAGTACACCTGCACCATGCACCCGGAAGTGCTGAGTGATAAACCCGGCAAATGCCCGAAATGTGGTATGACCCTGGTTAAAAAGACCGATAAAAAGAAACCGGCAGAAAAAATGAAAATGTAA
- a CDS encoding heavy metal translocating P-type ATPase: MENQHDHHAMTGHQQPARTQANYNAEAGSMDHGKMLKGHGPNMGMAGHDHHAMMIADFRKRFYVVLVLTVPVMLLSMQIQQWLHLDFRFGGSGYLLFGLSSIVFLYGGWPFLSGWFNELKAKNPGMMTLIGFAITVAYIYSAATVFGLKGMDFFWELTTLILIMLLGHWIEMRSVAGASRELELLVQLMPAEAHLIKGKDTTEIKTETLKTGDLILIKPGEKIPADGIIEDGESYLNESMLTGEATPVQKTKGQDVIAGSVNGNGSLKVKVTHSGADSYLSKVITLVKNAQDAKSNTQLLADKAAKWLTVIALIAGLSTFAFWLADGKDLAFAMERMVTVIVICCPHALGLAVPLVVAKSTSLSAQHGLLIKNRTAFENSRKISTIVFDKTGTLTVGKFEVARVVVIDHQSNDKKQNENELLRTVAALEQNSEHPIATGILAEIKKRSLSIPEVKDFKAITGQGIEALVEGKQLKVVSPGYLKEHEFSEPEDFVANGNETVVFVIINEILYGYIALSDTIRPESADAIQTLHNNGIKSLLLTGDNQMVAESVSNQLKMDGFFAEVLPHQKLDKIKELQQKGEFVAMTGDGVNDAPALAQADIGIAVGSGSDIAAETAGIVLVNSNPKDIVSLILFGKATYRKMIQNLAWATGYNVVALPLAAGVLYNQGIVLSPAVGAVLMTVSTVVVAINASLLKVKT, translated from the coding sequence ATGGAAAATCAACACGATCATCACGCCATGACAGGGCACCAACAACCTGCCCGTACACAGGCAAATTATAACGCTGAAGCTGGATCAATGGATCATGGTAAAATGCTTAAAGGTCATGGTCCAAATATGGGAATGGCTGGTCATGATCATCATGCGATGATGATCGCTGATTTTAGAAAGCGTTTTTATGTGGTACTGGTATTGACGGTTCCGGTGATGTTACTGTCTATGCAAATTCAGCAATGGCTGCATTTGGATTTTCGGTTCGGCGGCTCAGGCTACCTGCTTTTTGGCTTGTCAAGCATCGTTTTCCTTTACGGCGGCTGGCCATTTTTGAGTGGGTGGTTTAATGAATTAAAGGCTAAAAACCCCGGCATGATGACCCTGATCGGCTTTGCCATAACAGTAGCCTACATTTACAGCGCGGCAACGGTTTTCGGATTGAAAGGAATGGACTTCTTTTGGGAACTTACCACGCTGATCCTGATCATGCTGCTCGGGCACTGGATCGAGATGCGGTCGGTAGCGGGAGCTTCCAGGGAATTGGAGCTTTTAGTGCAACTCATGCCGGCAGAGGCGCACTTAATTAAAGGCAAAGACACGACCGAGATTAAAACAGAAACCTTAAAGACAGGAGACCTGATCCTGATCAAGCCAGGTGAAAAAATTCCCGCCGACGGGATTATCGAGGATGGCGAAAGCTATCTGAATGAATCCATGCTTACCGGTGAGGCTACACCCGTACAGAAAACTAAAGGACAGGACGTGATTGCCGGGTCGGTCAATGGCAACGGCTCTTTAAAGGTTAAAGTCACGCATAGCGGCGCAGATTCATATCTGTCCAAAGTAATAACCCTGGTCAAAAATGCACAGGACGCCAAATCAAACACCCAACTGCTGGCTGATAAGGCCGCCAAATGGCTAACCGTCATCGCCCTTATTGCGGGGCTTAGTACCTTTGCTTTTTGGCTTGCGGATGGCAAAGATCTGGCTTTTGCTATGGAAAGAATGGTAACAGTGATCGTGATCTGTTGTCCACATGCTCTGGGTCTCGCCGTGCCGCTTGTGGTAGCCAAGTCTACTTCGCTTTCTGCCCAGCACGGGTTGTTGATCAAAAACCGTACAGCATTTGAAAACTCCCGCAAGATCAGCACCATTGTTTTTGATAAAACAGGTACGCTGACCGTTGGAAAATTCGAGGTAGCCCGGGTGGTTGTTATAGATCATCAAAGTAATGACAAAAAGCAAAATGAAAACGAACTGTTGCGAACCGTAGCAGCGCTGGAACAAAATTCAGAACACCCGATTGCCACCGGAATCCTCGCCGAAATAAAAAAACGTTCATTAAGCATTCCCGAAGTAAAAGATTTTAAGGCGATCACCGGTCAGGGTATTGAGGCGTTGGTAGAAGGCAAGCAACTCAAAGTCGTCAGCCCCGGCTATTTAAAAGAACACGAATTTTCCGAACCTGAAGACTTTGTCGCTAACGGTAACGAAACAGTTGTCTTTGTCATCATCAATGAGATATTATATGGTTATATCGCATTATCGGATACCATTCGCCCGGAATCAGCTGACGCCATACAGACGCTGCATAACAATGGCATTAAATCATTGCTGTTAACAGGAGATAACCAAATGGTGGCGGAAAGCGTGAGCAACCAGTTAAAAATGGATGGTTTTTTTGCTGAAGTTCTGCCACATCAGAAGCTGGATAAAATCAAAGAATTGCAGCAAAAAGGTGAGTTTGTTGCCATGACGGGCGATGGCGTAAATGACGCCCCCGCGCTGGCGCAGGCAGATATTGGGATAGCCGTAGGCTCCGGCAGTGACATTGCAGCGGAAACTGCAGGTATTGTTTTGGTTAACAGTAATCCAAAGGATATTGTTAGCCTGATATTATTCGGAAAAGCGACTTATCGTAAAATGATTCAAAACCTGGCCTGGGCTACGGGTTATAATGTGGTCGCATTGCCGCTGGCGGCAGGCGTGCTGTATAATCAGGGGATTGTTTTGAGCCCGGCAGTGGGAGCCGTATTAATGACGGTCAGCACGGTTGTTGTGGCTATTAATGCCAGCTTGTTAAAAGTAAAGACTTAG